A region of Thermococcus argininiproducens DNA encodes the following proteins:
- the mrtA gene encoding CPBP family archaeomyxosortase MrtA, producing the protein MKSSFALYLVGIFLVILSRSLGTNIYEWAFYNILFYVIIPLIVAYSLGFKLNEMGFKFGKKEGYKWAFMLFFMALPISMYASRLGTFRDYYPIFTYTSWSEFLFKELLIGVVMFAHEAFYRGILLFPLAKENEWLGILAQNIPYTLVHIGKPALEVPYSFFAGIAFAKIGLKSESFLPSFFLHWMGAIVFDILCIISA; encoded by the coding sequence TAGTCGTTCTTTAGGGACTAACATATATGAATGGGCTTTTTATAATATCCTCTTTTATGTGATAATTCCCCTTATAGTAGCGTACTCCCTTGGGTTTAAGCTAAATGAGATGGGGTTTAAATTTGGCAAAAAAGAAGGATATAAATGGGCGTTTATGCTTTTTTTCATGGCGCTTCCTATAAGCATGTATGCCTCCCGATTAGGCACCTTCAGAGATTATTATCCTATTTTCACCTACACGTCCTGGTCAGAGTTTCTCTTCAAAGAACTCCTCATCGGAGTTGTAATGTTTGCCCATGAGGCATTTTACAGAGGAATATTACTCTTTCCCCTGGCTAAGGAAAATGAGTGGCTCGGCATACTCGCACAAAATATCCCATATACTCTTGTACATATAGGAAAGCCAGCACTGGAGGTCCCTTATTCATTCTTTGCGGGAATAGCATTTGCAAAAATAGGTCTAAAAAGTGAGAGCTTTCTACCAAGCTTTTTTCTTCACTGGATGGGTGCAATAGTGTTTGATATCCTCTGCATCATCTCAGCTTAA